The DNA region TCGTCGCGCCGATCTTCGAAAGGTTTTCCGTGGACATCCTCCAGGTCGTACTCCAGGTCATCCTGGGCCTGACGAGCCTCCTGCTCACCCTGCTCATCCTGTTGCACAAGGGACGCGGCGGCGGCCTCTCCGACATGTTCGGCGGCGGCGTGACCTCCAACCTCGGAGCATCGGGTGTCGCGGAGCGCAACCTCAACCGCATCACGGTCATCCTGGGCCTGGTCTGGATCGCGTCGATCGTCGTCCTCGGCCTCATCACCAAGTTCGAAACCGGCGCCTGAGCGCCGACCACCCCATCTC from Leifsonia sp. Root1293 includes:
- the secG gene encoding preprotein translocase subunit SecG, coding for MDILQVVLQVILGLTSLLLTLLILLHKGRGGGLSDMFGGGVTSNLGASGVAERNLNRITVILGLVWIASIVVLGLITKFETGA